The following coding sequences are from one Rhodobiaceae bacterium window:
- a CDS encoding acetyltransferase (GNAT) domain protein: MKIETERLLIRPWAESDLTAFAEINADQDVRRYYYPAILTRAQSDEIAAECMGHLEEHGFAFLATVRKEDGALIGGTGLSWTNDVPGEPAVEIGWILHRAFWRQGYARETGLAWFAHARSLGIKEVIGYTSAINLPSRAQMEALGMTRDPAEDFADPTVPADNPLSPHVLYRLNGIT; the protein is encoded by the coding sequence ATGAAGATCGAAACAGAGCGTCTGCTGATCCGTCCTTGGGCAGAGAGTGACCTCACGGCCTTTGCAGAGATCAACGCCGACCAGGATGTGCGCCGCTACTACTACCCCGCCATCCTGACCCGCGCCCAATCAGATGAAATCGCGGCAGAATGCATGGGTCACCTTGAAGAACATGGTTTTGCCTTTCTCGCCACCGTCAGAAAGGAAGATGGCGCACTAATCGGCGGCACCGGCCTTTCCTGGACGAACGATGTGCCCGGCGAGCCTGCGGTTGAAATTGGCTGGATATTGCACAGGGCCTTTTGGCGCCAGGGCTATGCACGTGAGACCGGCCTTGCCTGGTTTGCTCATGCACGCTCATTGGGGATTAAAGAGGTGATCGGCTATACGTCTGCGATCAACCTGCCGTCCCGCGCTCAAATGGAAGCGCTTGGCATGACCCGGGACCCAGCCGAAGATTTCGCCGACCCCACTGTGCCGGCAGACAACCCGCTCAGCCCCCACGTGCTCTACCGTCTAAACGGCATCACCTGA
- a CDS encoding putative NTE family protein yields the protein MAKMKIGIAFGSGIARGWAHIGVIKGLMKAGYNPDIISGTSIGALVGGGFAAGKLGELEEFALSFHGRKLINFMDLRLGGAGLIGGKRLTKLMSEHIGDTKIEDLNHTFVAVATELATGHEAWIRKGSLVDAIGASYALPGLFEPVRHEGRWLIDGALVNPIPVSVCRALGARLVIAVNLNTDAVGKSNHHDGHMIETLYSEDHESGWRKRLVDTGRTERAIARQFFGKKKESPGIVNVMMGSLNIMQDRLSRSRLATDPADVLIAPHVGHISLIDFDKAPELIAQGEAAAAHALPFIEDALIRLNGHEDQVDETGAVETQPLAI from the coding sequence ATGGCTAAGATGAAGATAGGTATCGCGTTTGGTTCGGGCATTGCCCGCGGATGGGCCCATATTGGCGTCATCAAAGGTCTGATGAAGGCTGGTTACAATCCGGACATTATTTCCGGCACCTCTATCGGTGCTTTGGTCGGCGGCGGTTTCGCTGCTGGAAAGCTCGGCGAACTTGAAGAGTTCGCTCTTTCCTTTCATGGCCGAAAACTCATCAATTTCATGGACCTAAGGCTTGGCGGCGCAGGGCTCATTGGCGGCAAGCGTCTGACGAAACTGATGAGTGAGCATATCGGCGACACCAAGATCGAAGACCTGAACCATACATTCGTCGCTGTCGCCACGGAGCTTGCGACAGGCCACGAAGCCTGGATCCGTAAAGGCTCCCTCGTGGACGCAATTGGTGCCTCCTACGCACTTCCAGGACTGTTTGAACCCGTGAGGCACGAAGGCCGCTGGCTGATTGACGGCGCGCTTGTGAATCCGATTCCAGTCTCCGTTTGTCGCGCTCTTGGCGCCCGCCTGGTGATTGCGGTGAACCTCAACACGGACGCTGTGGGCAAGAGCAATCACCATGACGGCCACATGATCGAGACTCTCTACTCCGAAGACCACGAGTCTGGATGGCGCAAACGGCTGGTGGATACTGGTCGCACCGAACGAGCCATCGCCCGCCAGTTTTTCGGAAAGAAAAAGGAGTCCCCCGGCATCGTCAATGTGATGATGGGATCTCTCAACATTATGCAGGATCGCCTGTCACGTTCGCGCCTTGCGACCGACCCAGCCGACGTCCTCATCGCACCCCATGTCGGGCACATCAGTCTTATCGATTTTGACAAAGCACCAGAGCTAATTGCGCAGGGCGAAGCCGCAGCAGCCCACGCCCTCCCATTTATTGAGGATGCTCTCATCCGCTTAAATGGTCACGAAGACCAGGTCGATGAAACAGGTGCTGTAGAAACTCAGCCGCTGGCAATATAA
- the hrp1 gene encoding hypoxic response protein 1, which translates to MNVEAILKTKGADVTTISSSDTLASAVTLLCDKKIGAVVVVDSGRVRGILSERDIIKSINIAGAEAMDLPVAQVMTANVITCTRSDTLDQLMDAMTGGRFRHIPVIEEDELIGIVSIGDVVKHRIAETEMEAEQLRLYIASG; encoded by the coding sequence ATGAATGTTGAAGCAATTCTGAAAACCAAAGGTGCCGATGTCACGACGATTTCGTCGTCCGACACGCTAGCAAGCGCTGTGACGCTTCTGTGCGATAAGAAAATCGGTGCGGTTGTTGTTGTCGATAGTGGACGGGTGCGCGGCATCCTCTCGGAACGCGATATCATCAAGTCGATCAATATTGCCGGCGCAGAGGCGATGGATTTGCCCGTGGCGCAAGTCATGACTGCGAATGTCATTACCTGCACGCGCAGTGACACGCTGGATCAGTTGATGGATGCCATGACCGGTGGCCGGTTCCGCCACATTCCGGTGATCGAAGAAGACGAACTTATTGGGATTGTGTCCATCGGCGACGTGGTGAAACACCGCATCGCAGAAACTGAAATGGAAGCAGAACAGCTCCGGCTTTATATTGCCAGCGGCTGA
- a CDS encoding hypothetical protein (predicted membrane protein (DUF2157)), producing MWPTSYAKRVASDLEAWVEKGWVSADNAPNILASLNTEDGPSKLPVVITVLGAVLIGFSAMAFVAANWAEMSKSLRLGILGLAMWSAYGAAAFLHLRNQVAFTEAAFVVGVALFGANIMLIGQMYHLPEDFPAGLLAWSLGGLVTAWAVQSRAALATTQLLLMGWTMAVISEGDIHLMYLLPWGAAALLAFRLDWSPAKHLALIGLIVWLLGNSPNLAENLGWGPIELLTILSSLFGGIWLIGIVGEERQQPFARALQGYAAITLLVMFWLGHVVDDGLEEGAGYLIPALSVVVLSGASILAFARTKLLAPQDVIAFAAFPVGILLSGGLTTSEGDVPLILTAPLFLILCVWLVTLGTRLHNRFLINLGFAAFGGEALYLYLETFGTLLDTAAFFAIGGILLIAGGFVWERLRRRATATQAEATS from the coding sequence ATGTGGCCCACATCCTACGCAAAACGAGTCGCAAGCGACCTAGAAGCCTGGGTCGAAAAAGGCTGGGTGTCGGCTGACAATGCGCCAAACATCCTCGCGTCCCTCAATACTGAGGACGGTCCCAGCAAACTGCCCGTCGTCATCACAGTGTTGGGGGCAGTGCTGATTGGGTTTTCGGCAATGGCTTTTGTCGCTGCCAACTGGGCAGAAATGTCAAAGTCTCTTCGTCTTGGTATTCTTGGTTTAGCCATGTGGTCGGCCTATGGCGCAGCAGCATTTCTTCATTTGCGAAACCAGGTCGCCTTTACAGAAGCCGCCTTTGTTGTTGGCGTTGCTCTCTTTGGCGCAAACATCATGCTCATCGGACAGATGTATCACCTGCCCGAGGATTTCCCCGCAGGCCTGCTCGCCTGGTCCCTTGGCGGGCTTGTCACGGCCTGGGCTGTTCAGTCACGTGCCGCACTCGCTACAACACAACTGTTGCTCATGGGCTGGACAATGGCGGTCATCTCTGAAGGCGACATCCATCTGATGTATTTGCTGCCCTGGGGGGCAGCGGCCCTACTGGCCTTCCGCTTAGACTGGAGTCCGGCGAAACATTTGGCGCTCATCGGTCTCATCGTTTGGTTGCTCGGAAACTCTCCCAACCTTGCGGAGAATCTTGGCTGGGGCCCGATCGAGTTGCTCACAATCCTGTCTTCGCTCTTCGGAGGTATTTGGCTCATAGGAATTGTCGGCGAAGAGAGGCAGCAACCTTTCGCCCGTGCCCTGCAGGGATATGCAGCCATCACGCTTCTGGTCATGTTCTGGCTGGGCCATGTCGTTGATGACGGGCTCGAAGAGGGTGCAGGTTACCTGATACCCGCCCTCTCCGTTGTCGTGCTGTCGGGCGCATCTATTCTCGCATTCGCACGGACAAAACTACTCGCACCACAGGACGTCATCGCATTCGCCGCATTCCCCGTAGGTATTCTCTTGTCAGGAGGCCTCACGACCAGTGAAGGCGACGTACCTCTCATCCTCACCGCGCCACTCTTCCTGATCCTCTGCGTATGGCTCGTGACGCTTGGGACCCGCCTGCACAATCGCTTCCTGATCAATCTGGGCTTTGCAGCTTTCGGCGGTGAAGCGCTCTACCTCTATCTCGAAACCTTCGGCACCCTGCTCGACACAGCGGCTTTCTTCGCCATTGGGGGCATATTGCTCATCGCTGGCGGCTTTGTCTGGGAACGATTAAGACGCCGAGCGACCGCCACGCAAGCGGAGGCGACATCATGA
- a CDS encoding GDYXXLXY protein: MSNTRILMGIAIAVLFQTALLSQMVWAQITLLSSPTEVVLKTTPVDPRDIFRGDYVILNYEISTFDGNKVPIASSLESGDDAYVLLSTVGSTATPLEVLPTAPGDLRRDQALIRGRVNYVLRDNVATTGEDCRDCTSIVISYPIDSYFVPEGTGTELEQYRDERALGVIVALNEEGDAAIKGLMIEGRKIYDEPLF; the protein is encoded by the coding sequence ATGAGCAACACACGCATCCTGATGGGCATCGCCATTGCCGTTCTCTTTCAGACGGCCCTTCTCAGCCAAATGGTCTGGGCACAAATCACGCTGCTCAGCTCGCCCACTGAAGTCGTTCTTAAAACAACGCCAGTTGATCCCCGCGACATCTTCCGCGGCGACTATGTGATCCTCAACTATGAGATTTCCACATTCGACGGAAACAAGGTGCCTATCGCGAGCAGTTTGGAGTCAGGGGACGACGCCTATGTGCTCCTGAGCACAGTGGGAAGCACGGCCACACCATTGGAAGTCCTGCCAACTGCGCCCGGCGACCTGCGCCGGGATCAGGCCCTCATTCGTGGCCGCGTCAATTATGTGCTGCGGGACAATGTCGCGACAACTGGGGAAGACTGCAGAGACTGCACAAGCATCGTCATCTCCTATCCTATCGACAGCTACTTCGTGCCGGAAGGAACAGGAACAGAGCTTGAGCAGTATCGAGACGAGCGCGCCCTTGGCGTGATCGTCGCCCTCAATGAAGAGGGCGACGCCGCCATTAAAGGCCTGATGATTGAAGGCCGGAAGATCTACGACGAGCCTTTGTTTTAG
- a CDS encoding lignostilbene-alpha,beta-dioxygenase isozyme I, with protein MSKPFPNNPVLKNNFAPVMVECDAPDLIVHGDLPDTLAGTLYRNGPNPMFPPLGHHHHWFLGEGMIHAINVEDGKASYRNRWVHTEQYNAQREAGERLVGTAFGEPRKEGAEELPNNVANTNVVAHAGKLWALDEGSSPVLMDMKTLETEGSNTFGGKYEGPMTAHPKFDPKTGEMMFFGYMAAGPASPDISYQVVDAQGNLTRSETFKAPYASMVHDFITTDEHVIFPIFPATIDIDRIMKGGPMIAWDPSQSTWVGIMGRNEGVDSIRWFEGDPCYVYHPMNAYTTHEGGKTKVVADMMKYSRVPLFPNVDGTKTTDLGTEAGTLVRWTFDLDGNTNDYTETELNDIGGEFPRFDERFVGHEYRHGYYATMTRPEAEGAPFDTFVHVDLKTGNTKTYEPGEGCFVHEPVFVPRTEKAEEGNGYLVSLVYDGSKNLSDFIVLDTDDISKGPIAKVELPTRVPFGFHGNWADAS; from the coding sequence ATGTCCAAGCCGTTTCCGAATAATCCTGTTCTGAAGAATAATTTCGCCCCTGTGATGGTGGAATGCGACGCGCCTGATCTGATTGTTCACGGCGACCTGCCTGATACCTTGGCCGGGACACTTTATCGGAATGGGCCAAACCCGATGTTCCCGCCGCTTGGGCATCACCACCACTGGTTCTTAGGTGAGGGCATGATCCATGCGATTAACGTGGAGGATGGCAAGGCAAGCTATCGCAATCGTTGGGTGCACACTGAGCAATACAATGCGCAGCGGGAAGCCGGTGAGCGTCTGGTCGGAACGGCCTTTGGCGAACCGCGCAAAGAGGGTGCGGAAGAGTTGCCCAACAATGTAGCGAACACAAATGTCGTAGCGCATGCAGGCAAACTCTGGGCGCTTGATGAAGGGTCCAGTCCTGTCCTGATGGATATGAAGACGTTGGAAACCGAAGGCTCGAATACATTTGGTGGCAAGTATGAAGGGCCGATGACGGCACATCCGAAGTTTGACCCAAAGACCGGAGAGATGATGTTCTTCGGTTATATGGCTGCTGGTCCTGCGTCTCCCGACATCTCCTATCAAGTGGTCGATGCACAGGGGAACCTGACACGCTCAGAAACCTTCAAGGCGCCTTATGCCAGCATGGTGCATGACTTCATCACCACAGACGAACATGTGATCTTCCCAATCTTCCCAGCCACGATCGATATAGACCGCATCATGAAGGGCGGACCAATGATTGCGTGGGACCCTAGCCAGTCCACATGGGTTGGCATTATGGGACGCAATGAGGGCGTGGACAGCATTCGGTGGTTTGAAGGCGATCCTTGCTATGTCTATCACCCGATGAATGCGTATACGACACATGAGGGCGGCAAGACCAAAGTTGTTGCCGACATGATGAAATATTCACGTGTGCCACTCTTCCCCAATGTGGATGGGACGAAGACAACAGACCTAGGAACCGAAGCAGGCACGCTGGTGCGGTGGACGTTCGACCTTGATGGGAACACGAACGATTATACCGAGACAGAACTCAATGATATTGGCGGCGAATTTCCTCGATTTGATGAGCGCTTTGTTGGCCATGAATACCGTCACGGGTACTATGCGACCATGACCCGCCCTGAAGCAGAAGGGGCGCCGTTTGATACCTTTGTTCATGTTGATCTCAAGACCGGCAACACCAAAACATATGAGCCCGGTGAAGGCTGCTTTGTCCACGAGCCGGTCTTTGTGCCGCGCACTGAGAAAGCAGAGGAGGGCAACGGGTATCTTGTTTCGCTTGTCTATGACGGATCGAAAAATTTGTCTGACTTTATCGTGCTCGACACGGACGACATTTCGAAAGGTCCAATCGCCAAGGTCGAACTGCCGACGCGTGTGCCGTTTGGTTTCCACGGGAACTGGGCGGACGCGAGCTAA
- a CDS encoding WHG domain protein: MKPGRDSKMNSRQKEKTKRPRRISAEVQRTELLDAASEMLASGGPEALSVRKLANAVGTSTMTIYTAFEGKDGVIAALYEEAFARMADFQEAVPHGDSPLEWLGGLGAAYRAFALKNPSYYALIMSETLPISLFQKQDAEPLARGIARQRSYRSLFDAVSACQAQGFMSSNNETEEITAVLWATVHGHVSLELAGFHESQEAADSRFLLLTQSVLAGLLTAKGTKAWKAFAPT, encoded by the coding sequence ATGAAACCAGGTCGAGACTCAAAAATGAACAGCCGGCAAAAAGAGAAAACGAAGCGGCCTCGCCGCATCTCCGCCGAGGTGCAGCGTACGGAGCTCCTGGACGCTGCCAGCGAAATGTTGGCAAGTGGTGGACCAGAGGCCCTTTCTGTTCGAAAGCTGGCAAATGCCGTGGGCACGTCAACAATGACGATCTACACCGCCTTTGAAGGCAAAGACGGCGTCATCGCTGCACTCTATGAAGAAGCCTTCGCGCGGATGGCGGACTTCCAGGAAGCAGTGCCACATGGTGATAGCCCACTTGAATGGCTGGGCGGTCTAGGGGCGGCCTACCGCGCCTTCGCACTGAAGAACCCCTCCTACTACGCTCTCATCATGTCTGAGACGTTGCCCATTTCGCTGTTTCAGAAACAAGACGCAGAGCCGCTTGCGCGGGGCATCGCGCGCCAGCGGTCGTATAGATCTCTTTTTGATGCGGTAAGCGCCTGCCAGGCCCAGGGTTTCATGTCTTCAAACAATGAAACAGAGGAGATCACTGCCGTCCTTTGGGCGACGGTCCACGGGCATGTGAGCCTGGAACTCGCAGGCTTCCACGAAAGTCAGGAAGCCGCGGACAGCCGTTTCCTGCTGCTAACCCAGTCAGTGCTCGCGGGGCTTCTCACGGCCAAGGGCACAAAGGCCTGGAAAGCATTCGCGCCCACCTAA
- a CDS encoding hypothetical protein (domain of unknown function (DUF4389)): MSDASTSSEPEASRPETVTIDQEEHEPLWQRLLYMAGFWFLGNIAFSLSILLGAIQLIVVFLSGGKNEELLSFSRRLIAYVFECLSFITFDRDDKPFPFGPFPEARDLDDD, from the coding sequence ATGAGTGATGCTTCGACTTCCTCCGAGCCTGAAGCTTCCCGTCCTGAAACCGTCACAATTGACCAGGAAGAGCATGAACCTCTCTGGCAACGCCTGCTCTATATGGCCGGCTTCTGGTTTCTTGGGAACATTGCCTTCTCGCTTTCCATCCTTCTTGGCGCCATCCAGCTGATCGTTGTTTTCTTAAGCGGTGGCAAGAATGAGGAACTCTTGAGTTTCAGCCGACGGCTGATTGCGTATGTCTTTGAATGCCTCAGCTTCATTACGTTTGATCGTGACGATAAACCGTTCCCGTTCGGACCGTTTCCCGAAGCGCGTGACTTAGACGACGACTAA
- the glpG gene encoding rhomboid protease GlpG, which translates to MADQHQISEPPAFNAPAVVLGLVGALFGVHLLATFMDQAEANRLIAYFALSPARYAPLATGEVVPLPGGMLVDLAGFVTHIFLHADWGHLIFNSIWLLAFGTPVARRFGATRFLIFFLICGIIGGLTHVIIHAGELVFVVGASGAVSGLMGGAARFVFLAGGPLGLITARDPSLPGAPRAQATILQALSDRRTLIFVGVWLGLNLLFGLSGLSLSGETVSIAWEAHLGGFAAGLLLFGFFDPMKQSPSGGPGNVGYGEWRGD; encoded by the coding sequence GTGGCTGACCAACATCAGATTAGTGAACCACCTGCCTTTAATGCTCCTGCGGTTGTTCTGGGCCTTGTTGGGGCACTTTTTGGTGTCCATCTGCTGGCCACCTTTATGGACCAGGCAGAAGCCAACCGTCTGATTGCCTATTTTGCGTTGAGCCCGGCGCGTTATGCGCCTCTTGCGACCGGGGAAGTCGTGCCACTTCCTGGCGGAATGCTGGTCGATCTGGCTGGGTTCGTGACCCATATCTTTCTGCATGCAGATTGGGGGCATTTGATCTTTAACTCTATCTGGCTCCTTGCATTCGGTACGCCGGTTGCACGCCGGTTCGGGGCTACACGGTTTCTGATCTTTTTCCTTATATGCGGGATCATTGGTGGCCTAACCCATGTGATTATTCACGCAGGTGAGTTGGTTTTTGTTGTTGGTGCGTCCGGCGCTGTCAGCGGCTTGATGGGGGGGGCTGCAAGGTTTGTCTTTCTTGCCGGTGGTCCGCTCGGGCTGATCACAGCGCGGGACCCTTCATTGCCGGGTGCGCCGCGCGCGCAGGCGACCATCCTCCAGGCGCTGAGCGACCGTCGGACACTGATTTTTGTCGGTGTATGGCTCGGCCTCAACCTTCTATTTGGTCTATCCGGCCTTTCGCTCTCAGGCGAAACGGTCTCAATCGCCTGGGAAGCGCATTTAGGCGGCTTTGCGGCTGGTCTGCTGCTGTTCGGGTTCTTTGACCCTATGAAACAGTCGCCTTCAGGCGGCCCGGGGAATGTCGGGTACGGAGAATGGCGCGGAGACTGA
- the nahD gene encoding 2-hydroxychromene-2-carboxylate isomerase has protein sequence MAVLEFYFDCSSPWTYLCFARVEAMVERTKAEIQWKPVLVGGIFNKVNESVYEQRANPHPVKGRYYVKDLQDWARYCGVKIGQPPVFPVRAVDPMRAAIVALDEGKLPEFAWGVFEAYWGDLKDISQPDILAEICQKVGLDPAHVAARIKEDDVKARLRQNTEEVIERGGFGSPTMFVNGDDMYFGNDRLPLVEDALNRG, from the coding sequence ATGGCGGTGCTGGAGTTCTATTTTGATTGTTCAAGCCCTTGGACCTATTTGTGTTTTGCCCGCGTGGAAGCGATGGTTGAGCGCACGAAGGCTGAGATCCAGTGGAAGCCTGTATTGGTGGGCGGCATCTTCAATAAAGTTAACGAATCCGTCTACGAGCAGAGGGCGAACCCTCATCCTGTCAAAGGACGCTACTACGTTAAGGATTTGCAGGACTGGGCTCGCTATTGCGGGGTGAAGATCGGTCAACCACCTGTGTTCCCTGTGCGCGCCGTTGACCCTATGCGGGCAGCTATTGTGGCCCTGGACGAGGGGAAACTGCCTGAATTCGCCTGGGGGGTGTTTGAGGCCTATTGGGGCGACCTGAAAGACATCTCCCAGCCGGACATTCTGGCGGAGATCTGTCAAAAGGTAGGGCTCGACCCGGCTCACGTTGCTGCGCGGATTAAAGAAGATGATGTTAAGGCCCGCCTCAGACAAAACACCGAAGAAGTGATAGAGCGGGGGGGCTTTGGGTCTCCGACCATGTTTGTTAATGGGGACGATATGTATTTTGGCAATGACCGGTTGCCGCTAGTAGAGGACGCTCTTAATCGTGGCTGA
- a CDS encoding Curli production assembly/transport component CsgG produces MFSTTKKALSSQNGIKKAAILLGLGVALTGCISPTAGSDGRYTTPIGNAPVINNETPYSSALRCIGSSMAGTAAAPRIAVGNIKDYTGKVELEGGAKLTQGASLMAISGLSKAGVMLVERFDTSVAELELKYANDRLISDANPGEYRQIHAGSIRGSDYNMVGGITELNFDIRNGGLDSAFSDLDPTGLSATVSGRLFVMNVGLDLRLVDSRSLEVVHVVSYQKQIIGREIVAGVFDFLNGNTFEIGAGERANEPLQLGVRSVIERAILEMIVPLYGTNPANCTNFGSDGDPLGEIHYRSAPQNYGVQQAEVTAPAPQAYAPAAPAARTAPVQPQTVAARTTVAAPIMNDPYGYYSEPIFSDRLRSSQY; encoded by the coding sequence GTGTTCTCTACGACAAAAAAAGCTCTCAGCTCTCAGAACGGCATCAAGAAAGCCGCAATCCTGCTTGGTCTCGGCGTAGCGCTGACAGGCTGCATCAGCCCGACAGCAGGTAGCGACGGTCGTTATACGACACCGATCGGCAACGCTCCGGTGATCAATAATGAGACACCTTATTCCAGCGCCCTGCGCTGCATCGGTAGCAGCATGGCTGGTACCGCAGCTGCACCGCGCATCGCTGTTGGCAACATCAAGGATTATACCGGCAAGGTAGAACTTGAAGGTGGCGCAAAGCTGACCCAGGGCGCATCGCTTATGGCGATCTCAGGCCTCTCAAAGGCTGGCGTCATGCTAGTGGAGCGTTTTGACACATCAGTCGCAGAACTTGAGCTGAAATATGCCAATGATCGCCTGATCTCAGATGCAAACCCGGGCGAGTATCGTCAGATCCATGCCGGTTCAATTCGCGGCTCCGACTATAACATGGTTGGCGGCATCACCGAGCTGAACTTCGACATCCGCAATGGCGGTCTGGACAGCGCGTTCTCTGATCTTGACCCAACAGGTCTGTCAGCAACCGTCAGCGGCCGTCTCTTTGTCATGAACGTTGGTCTTGACCTTCGTCTTGTCGACAGCCGCTCTTTGGAAGTTGTGCATGTTGTTTCCTACCAGAAGCAGATCATCGGTCGCGAGATTGTTGCGGGTGTGTTCGACTTCCTAAACGGCAACACGTTTGAGATTGGTGCCGGTGAGCGTGCCAATGAGCCACTGCAGCTTGGTGTTCGTTCTGTTATCGAACGCGCCATCCTGGAAATGATTGTGCCGCTCTATGGCACAAACCCAGCTAACTGCACGAACTTCGGTTCGGATGGTGATCCGCTCGGCGAAATTCACTATCGCTCTGCGCCGCAGAACTATGGTGTGCAGCAGGCCGAGGTCACAGCACCAGCGCCGCAGGCTTATGCTCCAGCAGCACCTGCAGCCCGCACGGCACCGGTTCAACCACAGACGGTAGCAGCCCGCACGACAGTAGCTGCACCGATCATGAACGACCCGTATGGCTACTATTCTGAGCCAATCTTCTCAGACCGCCTGCGCAGCAGCCAGTACTAA
- a CDS encoding glyoxalase/bleomycin resistance protein/dioxygenase superfamily protein, with translation MIDHITIATKDVEKSKAFYELAFQPLGYEVSFGEKNKFWAFQLDNNALFEIRAARADEQPVTSSHVAFRVVSKNYVDEFHKASLHAGGKDNGGPGLRPQYGDRYYACFVHDPDGHNIEAMLEVE, from the coding sequence ATGATTGATCACATCACCATTGCGACAAAGGATGTTGAAAAGAGTAAGGCGTTTTACGAACTTGCATTCCAGCCCCTAGGATATGAGGTCTCTTTCGGAGAAAAGAACAAGTTCTGGGCATTTCAACTAGACAACAATGCTTTGTTCGAAATTCGCGCGGCTCGAGCAGATGAACAGCCTGTTACGAGTTCCCATGTCGCTTTTCGAGTGGTGAGCAAGAACTACGTCGATGAGTTCCACAAGGCCTCACTGCATGCAGGTGGCAAGGACAACGGCGGACCAGGCTTGAGGCCACAATACGGTGATCGCTATTATGCATGTTTTGTACATGACCCGGACGGCCATAACATTGAAGCTATGCTAGAAGTCGAGTGA